The following proteins are co-located in the Lentibacillus sp. JNUCC-1 genome:
- a CDS encoding (Fe-S)-binding protein, translating to MDTFLIINLLAFIAITLYGLYLFGKVVTTRLAYIKLGQKSEFDGEIKMRLKRVWTIVFGQSKLLKDKKSGAIHVMMFYGFLLVQFGAIDMFIKGISPGSHLPFGPLYPGFTFFQELVTLMILVAVVWAFYRRYVEKLVRLKRGFKAGLVLLFIGTLMLSVLLGNGMLLVWQGHDPVWTEPVASLIALGTSWIGGTAAMVLFFVFWWIHTITILSFLVYVPQSKHAHLIAAPINVFLSKRVPGKLKTLNFDLEDMEEGDEEDISFGAGKVEDFDQFQMLDFYACVECGRCTDVCPASGTGKMLSPMDIMIKLRDHLTEKGAVVTGKTPWVPTYAFNQTKGNLAAAGAGQAAATVEAASMIGDVITEEELAGCTTCRNCEDACPVMNEHVGTIIDMRRYLVMTEGKMDSDIQRAVMNIERQGNPWGLSKKDRIKWREEDESVYIPTVKELKKEDKSFEYLFWVSSMGSYDSRSQKIALAFAKLMNEAGVSFAILGNKEMNSGDTARRIGNEFLFQEIAEKNIKEFNKHDVKKIVTIDPHAYNIFKNEYPDLGYEAEVLHHTQMLFDLVKEGKLKPERAINQRLTYHDSCYLGRYNGVYDPPREILTSIPGLELVEMERSKENGMCCGAGGGLMWAEETTGNRINVSRTEQALAVKPQMISSACPFCLTMLSDGTKAKDVEEDISTMDVAEILALSVFTEDEEKTA from the coding sequence ATGGATACATTTTTAATCATTAACTTACTGGCCTTTATTGCGATCACGCTGTATGGCTTGTATTTGTTTGGAAAAGTTGTCACCACACGGCTTGCCTATATCAAACTTGGACAGAAGTCAGAGTTTGACGGCGAGATCAAAATGCGTTTGAAGCGCGTCTGGACCATTGTGTTCGGGCAATCAAAGTTATTGAAGGACAAGAAATCAGGGGCTATACATGTCATGATGTTCTATGGCTTTCTACTTGTTCAATTTGGCGCCATTGACATGTTTATTAAAGGCATTTCGCCTGGCAGTCATTTGCCGTTCGGACCATTGTATCCGGGTTTTACATTTTTCCAGGAGCTGGTGACACTCATGATCCTTGTCGCCGTGGTCTGGGCTTTCTACCGGAGATATGTGGAAAAGCTTGTGCGTCTGAAGCGCGGTTTCAAAGCCGGTCTCGTACTTTTGTTCATTGGGACACTCATGCTTTCAGTCTTACTTGGTAATGGCATGCTTCTTGTCTGGCAGGGTCATGATCCGGTTTGGACAGAACCTGTGGCCAGCTTAATTGCGCTTGGAACCAGCTGGATAGGCGGAACGGCTGCAATGGTGCTGTTCTTTGTGTTCTGGTGGATCCACACCATTACAATTTTGTCTTTCTTGGTATACGTGCCGCAATCCAAGCACGCCCACCTGATTGCCGCGCCGATCAACGTATTTTTGTCGAAGCGCGTACCGGGTAAACTCAAAACACTCAACTTTGATCTGGAAGACATGGAAGAAGGCGACGAAGAGGATATTTCTTTCGGTGCCGGAAAAGTAGAGGACTTTGATCAGTTCCAAATGCTCGACTTCTATGCGTGTGTTGAGTGCGGACGTTGTACAGATGTTTGTCCGGCATCAGGCACCGGTAAAATGCTTTCTCCGATGGACATTATGATCAAACTTCGGGATCATTTGACGGAAAAAGGGGCAGTAGTCACTGGCAAAACCCCGTGGGTGCCGACATATGCATTTAACCAGACAAAAGGCAATCTGGCAGCTGCCGGAGCAGGTCAAGCAGCTGCAACGGTAGAAGCAGCCAGTATGATTGGGGATGTGATCACAGAAGAGGAACTCGCTGGCTGTACCACATGCCGAAACTGTGAAGATGCCTGTCCGGTGATGAATGAGCACGTGGGCACAATCATTGATATGCGTCGTTATCTGGTCATGACCGAAGGAAAAATGGACTCTGATATCCAGCGTGCGGTTATGAACATTGAACGTCAAGGCAATCCATGGGGACTGTCGAAAAAAGACCGTATCAAATGGCGTGAAGAAGATGAATCCGTTTATATCCCAACGGTTAAAGAACTGAAGAAAGAAGACAAATCGTTTGAATACCTCTTCTGGGTCAGTTCAATGGGATCTTATGACAGCCGCAGTCAAAAAATCGCTCTTGCGTTTGCAAAGCTGATGAATGAGGCAGGCGTGAGCTTTGCCATTCTAGGAAACAAAGAAATGAACTCAGGCGACACAGCCCGTCGGATCGGCAACGAATTCTTGTTTCAGGAGATTGCCGAGAAGAACATTAAAGAGTTTAATAAACATGATGTGAAGAAAATCGTAACGATCGATCCGCATGCTTATAATATTTTCAAGAACGAGTATCCTGATTTGGGTTATGAAGCAGAAGTGCTGCACCATACGCAGATGCTGTTTGACCTTGTCAAAGAAGGTAAACTCAAGCCCGAGCGTGCCATTAACCAGCGCTTGACCTACCATGATTCATGTTATCTGGGGCGTTATAATGGGGTCTATGATCCGCCAAGGGAAATCCTGACCTCCATTCCAGGTCTTGAACTTGTAGAGATGGAACGTTCTAAAGAGAACGGTATGTGCTGTGGTGCGGGTGGCGGTCTGATGTGGGCAGAAGAAACTACTGGAAACCGCATCAACGTTTCCAGAACTGAACAGGCCTTAGCTGTTAAACCGCAAATGATTTCCAGTGCTTGTCCGTTCTGCCTGACGATGCTCAGTGACGGAACAAAGGCCAAAGATGTTGAAGAAGACATCAGCACCATGGACGTTGCTGAAATTCTTGCATTGTCCGTCTTTACCGAAGACGAGGAAAAAACAGCTTAA
- the argS gene encoding arginine--tRNA ligase → MNVLAQTEDTLKQAIRQAVLDAGLTDDENMPEIVLEKPKEKAHGDYATNMAMQLARIAKKPPRQIAEDIVANLGTSGASIDQVDIAGPGFINFFMKQDYLGDVVETVIEAGPDYGRTNAGGGKRVQVEFVSVNPTGDLHVAHARHAAFGDVLCNLFAAAGYDVDREYYINDAGNQIDNLARSVEARYFQAHGVEMDIPEDGYRGDDIVDIGNTLYKEYGDQWVDADPSERLAFFKSYGLKFELDKLEQDLAQFRVHFDRWFSEQSLYDDGKVEAALEKLKARNFTYEKDGAVWLKSSEFGDDKDRVLIKQDGNYTYLTPDIAYHQYKYDRGYDKVINVWGGDHHGYIPRMRAAIQALGYPVEKFDVKIIQMVNLVDKGERVKMSKRAGTAVSLRELIEVAGVDAVRYYFVMRSNESQLDFDIELARSETNENPVYYVQYAHARISTMLKQAVNKGFEANGPFDASLLTNEKETDLLTRIGMFPQVIAEAAEKGAPQRLTQYVFDLASALHSFYNAEKVLDADNPELTHARIALMKAVKQTIANALKLLGVSAPEKM, encoded by the coding sequence ATGAACGTATTGGCTCAGACAGAAGACACATTAAAACAAGCAATCAGACAAGCTGTCCTTGATGCTGGCTTAACAGATGATGAGAACATGCCGGAAATTGTTTTGGAAAAGCCAAAGGAAAAAGCACACGGAGACTATGCGACAAACATGGCCATGCAACTGGCGCGTATTGCTAAAAAGCCACCACGGCAAATTGCCGAAGATATTGTTGCAAACCTTGGTACGTCCGGTGCTTCAATCGACCAGGTTGATATTGCCGGTCCGGGCTTTATTAACTTTTTCATGAAACAGGATTACCTTGGAGATGTTGTAGAGACTGTAATTGAAGCGGGTCCTGACTATGGACGAACGAATGCGGGGGGCGGCAAACGGGTTCAAGTGGAGTTCGTTTCTGTCAATCCAACTGGTGATCTGCATGTTGCCCACGCCCGTCATGCCGCATTCGGAGATGTACTGTGTAATTTATTTGCTGCTGCCGGTTATGATGTAGACCGCGAGTATTACATCAATGATGCCGGTAACCAGATTGACAATCTCGCTCGCTCAGTGGAAGCACGTTACTTCCAGGCGCATGGCGTCGAAATGGACATACCGGAGGACGGGTATAGAGGTGACGATATTGTTGACATTGGCAACACATTATACAAAGAATACGGGGATCAGTGGGTAGATGCAGATCCGTCTGAACGGCTTGCCTTTTTCAAGTCATACGGATTGAAGTTTGAACTGGACAAGCTGGAACAAGATCTGGCCCAGTTCCGTGTTCACTTTGACAGATGGTTTTCGGAACAAAGCCTGTATGATGACGGGAAAGTTGAAGCAGCACTGGAAAAGCTCAAGGCGCGCAATTTCACCTATGAAAAAGACGGTGCAGTCTGGCTTAAATCGAGTGAATTCGGTGATGACAAAGACCGTGTACTTATCAAACAGGATGGCAACTATACGTATCTGACCCCAGACATTGCTTATCATCAATACAAATATGATCGCGGTTATGACAAAGTGATCAACGTATGGGGCGGAGACCATCATGGGTACATTCCGCGCATGCGTGCGGCAATTCAGGCACTCGGTTATCCTGTTGAGAAATTTGATGTGAAGATTATTCAGATGGTTAACCTTGTGGATAAAGGTGAACGGGTCAAAATGAGCAAGCGTGCCGGAACAGCCGTTTCATTGCGTGAACTGATCGAGGTTGCCGGTGTAGATGCCGTTCGATACTATTTCGTCATGCGTTCCAATGAGTCTCAACTCGATTTTGACATTGAATTGGCCCGGTCAGAAACAAATGAAAATCCAGTTTACTATGTTCAGTATGCCCATGCCCGAATTTCCACCATGCTGAAACAAGCAGTCAACAAAGGCTTTGAAGCGAACGGACCTTTTGATGCAAGCCTGTTAACGAACGAAAAAGAAACAGACTTACTCACACGGATTGGAATGTTTCCTCAAGTGATTGCTGAAGCGGCAGAGAAAGGCGCTCCTCAGCGCTTGACACAATATGTGTTCGATCTGGCATCAGCTCTGCACAGTTTTTATAATGCAGAAAAAGTGCTTGATGCGGACAATCCTGAGCTGACACATGCACGGATTGCTCTGATGAAAGCAGTCAAACAAACCATTGCCAACGCGCTGAAACTTCTCGGAGTCAGTGCGCCCGAAAAAATGTAA
- a CDS encoding DUF1934 domain-containing protein produces MKVAIELRTALDDQGQLEYHTTKAKGSLYQKGIKDVVIFEEDTEEGVIKNMLTIQSDKVSIKRTGAMTMHQQFSTERSTENVLRHPYGTIHMETDTQTIHYDQDAGHLTVDYAVKLNGQEPRQQQLEVLLVSDNGQEEER; encoded by the coding sequence TTGAAAGTAGCGATTGAATTGCGGACAGCACTGGATGACCAAGGGCAGCTGGAGTATCATACAACAAAAGCAAAGGGCAGCCTTTATCAAAAGGGCATAAAAGATGTGGTGATCTTTGAAGAGGACACAGAAGAAGGCGTGATTAAAAACATGCTGACGATTCAATCTGATAAGGTCAGCATAAAACGAACCGGTGCCATGACGATGCATCAGCAATTTTCCACAGAACGTTCTACGGAAAACGTGCTGCGGCACCCGTATGGAACGATACATATGGAAACAGACACACAAACCATTCACTATGATCAGGACGCGGGGCATCTGACAGTAGATTATGCTGTTAAATTGAACGGGCAAGAGCCTCGGCAACAGCAGCTAGAAGTGTTGCTCGTCAGCGATAACGGTCAGGAGGAAGAAAGGTAG
- a CDS encoding transglycosylase domain-containing protein has translation MKNQILKTLRITILGLAGLGIISIATIYLIAFILGPPDISTQEKTRYYDRTGDVIGEEHGLREQFHTALEDIPPSVINAVIASEDQRFYKHGGFNLKRIIGAAIADLKTQSLKEGASTITQQYARNLYLSHEKTWQRKLYEAFYTIRLEMHYDKDTILEGYLNTIYFGHGAYGIEAASRHFFDHPAEDLTLAEAAMLAGIPKGPSYYSPFNNYANAKKRQEHILNQMHEEDFVSKQAMFLAQRAHLDFRDPEQASEERFAPHFLDTVLKEAAHILEMDPEIIRSSGYKIHTTLDSALQQSLIDTAQNTIATKSDIETSAIAMAPESGSIRALIGGRSYDDSQFNRAIQAKRMPGSAFKPILYYAALEHGYNAKTRLVSKPTAFKIDDGEVYTPSNFNDYYAYEPITLAEALAVSDNIFAVKTNLFIGTDKLIQAARKFGIDRELPEVPSLALGTAAVTMADMTTAYSMIANGGHEVKAHTISSIESKDGKTVYERTPTVPDAEPVLDPKKTFILSKLMTGMFDTSLNVHMTVTGAPIAGQLSREYAGKTGSTEADRWMIGFSSDLVTGVWNGYDDNRTLKKAKESMYAKQIWADFMEKAHAGQSKKTFQAPPGVVGVKIDPESGLLATPYCDTRTTLYFEQGTEPKHYCNVHMPGDPQKAPKEKDKNNEKGIFEKWFDVFFGS, from the coding sequence ATGAAGAACCAAATATTAAAAACCTTAAGGATAACCATACTTGGGTTGGCAGGACTTGGCATTATCAGTATTGCCACCATTTACCTTATTGCATTCATTCTCGGCCCACCCGACATTTCAACACAGGAAAAAACGCGCTACTACGATCGTACAGGAGATGTCATTGGTGAAGAACACGGCCTGAGAGAGCAATTCCATACAGCACTTGAGGATATACCCCCAAGTGTAATTAATGCTGTGATCGCATCTGAAGATCAGCGATTTTACAAACATGGCGGGTTCAATCTCAAACGTATTATCGGCGCTGCGATTGCTGATTTGAAAACACAGTCGCTTAAAGAAGGCGCCAGCACCATTACGCAGCAATATGCCCGTAATTTATATTTATCCCATGAGAAGACATGGCAAAGAAAACTGTATGAGGCTTTTTACACGATCCGTCTTGAAATGCACTATGACAAAGACACCATTCTGGAAGGTTATCTGAACACGATCTATTTCGGACACGGGGCTTATGGTATTGAAGCAGCCAGTCGGCATTTTTTCGATCATCCTGCAGAAGATCTGACACTAGCTGAAGCGGCGATGCTAGCTGGCATTCCAAAAGGGCCTTCCTATTACTCCCCATTTAACAATTACGCCAATGCGAAAAAACGGCAGGAACATATTCTCAATCAGATGCATGAAGAAGATTTCGTCTCAAAACAAGCTATGTTTCTCGCCCAGCGCGCTCATCTCGATTTCCGGGACCCTGAACAGGCTTCCGAAGAACGTTTTGCGCCTCATTTTCTGGATACAGTTTTAAAAGAAGCAGCCCATATTCTGGAAATGGATCCCGAAATTATACGATCTTCAGGTTATAAGATTCACACAACGCTAGACAGCGCCCTGCAGCAATCACTCATTGACACCGCCCAAAACACCATAGCGACAAAAAGTGATATCGAAACAAGTGCGATCGCTATGGCACCTGAGAGCGGTAGTATCAGAGCCTTAATTGGGGGCAGGTCATATGATGACAGTCAGTTCAACAGGGCGATCCAGGCAAAACGAATGCCAGGATCAGCGTTTAAGCCGATCTTGTATTATGCTGCACTCGAACACGGTTATAATGCCAAAACCCGACTTGTGAGCAAACCAACAGCATTCAAGATTGATGACGGTGAGGTCTATACACCCAGTAATTTTAACGACTATTATGCGTACGAACCTATCACGCTTGCTGAAGCCCTGGCTGTATCTGATAACATATTTGCAGTGAAAACGAATTTATTTATTGGTACAGACAAGCTTATTCAAGCCGCCCGTAAATTTGGTATTGATCGAGAACTGCCTGAAGTCCCTTCTCTTGCACTTGGAACAGCCGCTGTAACAATGGCGGACATGACCACTGCCTACAGCATGATCGCAAACGGCGGGCACGAGGTGAAGGCCCATACCATTAGCTCAATTGAATCAAAGGATGGCAAGACAGTCTACGAACGGACACCAACTGTTCCTGATGCAGAGCCTGTACTTGATCCCAAGAAGACGTTTATACTATCCAAACTGATGACAGGTATGTTCGACACCAGCCTGAATGTTCATATGACCGTGACCGGTGCTCCGATCGCCGGACAATTATCACGAGAATACGCGGGTAAAACCGGCTCAACTGAGGCAGACCGCTGGATGATTGGCTTCAGCTCTGATCTCGTTACAGGTGTATGGAACGGCTACGATGACAACCGCACACTGAAAAAAGCCAAAGAATCTATGTACGCCAAGCAGATTTGGGCAGACTTTATGGAAAAAGCCCATGCTGGCCAATCCAAGAAAACTTTTCAAGCACCACCAGGCGTAGTCGGAGTGAAAATCGATCCGGAAAGCGGACTTTTAGCGACACCTTATTGTGATACAAGGACGACCTTGTATTTTGAGCAAGGAACAGAACCCAAGCATTACTGCAACGTTCACATGCCAGGTGATCCGCAAAAAGCTCCTAAAGAGAAGGATAAAAATAACGAAAAAGGGATATTTGAAAAGTGGTTTGACGTATTTTTCGGGTCATAG
- a CDS encoding transposase has translation MQVIERVRERSDETTYTAHHHDLLFKQLIHTFFKEFLEAFFPDVHQNIDFRHMSPISEEVFTDLHEGDTRRLDIVMETKLKDEDVILIIHVEPQSYTQSNFRERMYHYFSMLYNKYRKPIVPIAVFSYDHKRKEPTEFDMTFPFFHVLTFNFLALPLKQTNWRDFIKSNNPAAAALLSKMGYTEKERTQVKFEFLRMMSKMELDPARMRLIYGFFDRYLSLSEKEEKIVMEKVKHSPDMEKIMELPISYEEKGKRIGEEKGKKMGKKEVAASMLKKGLSIDLIVEVTGLDAKEVEGLRQ, from the coding sequence ATGCAAGTAATTGAACGTGTCAGAGAACGATCTGACGAAACCACGTATACTGCCCATCACCATGACCTGTTGTTCAAACAACTGATCCACACTTTTTTCAAAGAGTTTCTGGAAGCATTTTTTCCTGATGTGCATCAAAACATTGATTTCCGACATATGAGTCCAATCTCTGAAGAAGTCTTCACTGATCTGCACGAAGGTGACACCAGACGACTTGATATTGTCATGGAAACCAAACTGAAGGACGAAGATGTTATTCTCATCATCCATGTCGAACCACAAAGCTATACCCAATCCAACTTTCGTGAACGCATGTATCATTATTTTAGTATGCTATACAATAAATACCGCAAACCGATTGTCCCGATTGCTGTGTTCAGCTATGACCATAAGCGGAAGGAGCCGACTGAATTTGATATGACGTTCCCTTTCTTTCATGTCCTGACGTTTAACTTTCTCGCACTTCCATTAAAGCAAACAAACTGGCGTGATTTTATCAAGTCCAATAATCCGGCTGCAGCAGCTCTGTTAAGCAAGATGGGCTACACGGAAAAAGAGAGAACACAAGTTAAATTTGAATTTCTGCGAATGATGTCTAAAATGGAGCTGGATCCAGCTCGAATGCGTTTAATTTACGGTTTTTTTGATAGATATCTGTCATTAAGTGAAAAGGAGGAGAAGATCGTGATGGAAAAGGTTAAGCATTCGCCAGATATGGAAAAGATTATGGAATTGCCGATTTCCTATGAGGAGAAAGGGAAGCGTATTGGAGAAGAGAAAGGGAAGAAAATGGGAAAGAAAGAAGTGGCGGCTTCGATGCTTAAAAAAGGCCTATCAATTGACCTTATAGTTGAAGTGACTGGTTTAGATGCCAAAGAAGTAGAAGGGTTAAGACAATAA
- a CDS encoding YwhD family protein, translated as MNKDQSSGKKKQSFTIIKDDSVDGHGGYGAGSISLENMSSVIVDPNEDTAYVDMDAMHARSDIERRVKYVQDKSEVPDPKQYWIVWVTVEKSETGPYYAGVGACELLVDRPNKRAFKSMAEHVTNMEKSLKGKIIVDRMDDHSKTLLRNFLQDFDESMWNNSTDELKQALAT; from the coding sequence ATGAATAAAGATCAGTCTTCCGGTAAGAAAAAACAATCTTTTACGATCATTAAAGACGATTCGGTTGATGGCCATGGCGGTTATGGCGCAGGGTCGATCAGCCTGGAAAATATGTCATCCGTCATTGTGGATCCGAATGAGGACACGGCGTATGTCGACATGGACGCGATGCATGCCCGCAGTGATATCGAGCGGCGTGTGAAGTACGTGCAGGACAAAAGTGAAGTTCCTGATCCAAAGCAATATTGGATTGTTTGGGTCACTGTGGAAAAAAGTGAGACCGGCCCATACTATGCAGGTGTTGGAGCATGTGAGCTGCTCGTTGACCGTCCTAACAAACGCGCATTCAAATCCATGGCAGAACACGTGACCAACATGGAAAAATCACTCAAAGGCAAAATCATCGTCGACCGCATGGACGACCATTCCAAAACACTCCTGCGTAACTTCCTGCAAGACTTCGATGAATCCATGTGGAACAACTCAACAGACGAACTCAAACAAGCCCTGGCCACCTAA
- a CDS encoding YwgA family protein, with product MLSNHIKLMHFFSEAGIVAGRKKLQKIIYILQACGMPFEEKYAFHKFGPYSEELSLRMEELCNLGFIEENKIIKSNYTQYQYAMTEEGAGFLEQFTHDMPELHPHIDLLQHESARFLELVATMLYFRDLPRLEVAEKIHTVKPKQNYTEKELEDAWALIAKLTH from the coding sequence ATGCTGAGTAATCATATTAAGCTGATGCACTTTTTCTCAGAAGCGGGTATCGTGGCAGGCCGGAAAAAGCTGCAGAAAATCATTTATATTTTGCAGGCATGCGGTATGCCGTTTGAAGAAAAATATGCGTTTCATAAATTCGGTCCGTATTCGGAGGAATTGTCGCTTAGAATGGAAGAACTGTGTAACCTTGGGTTTATAGAAGAAAACAAAATTATAAAAAGCAATTATACCCAATACCAATATGCCATGACAGAAGAGGGGGCAGGATTTTTGGAACAGTTTACACATGATATGCCTGAACTGCATCCCCATATCGATTTGCTCCAGCATGAAAGTGCCCGATTTCTGGAATTGGTGGCGACCATGCTGTATTTCAGGGATTTGCCGCGATTAGAAGTGGCAGAAAAGATCCATACCGTTAAGCCGAAACAAAATTATACTGAAAAAGAATTGGAAGATGCATGGGCTTTGATTGCGAAATTAACCCACTAA
- a CDS encoding HD domain-containing protein produces MAYKDEQLSEEKVFKDPVHRYVHVRDRVIWDLIATPEFQRLRRIKQLGTTNLTFHGAEHSRFNHSLGVYEIVRRIIYNFHDRPNWDPDKRLLGLCAALLHDLGHGPFSHSFEKVFKLDHEQFTQDIILGDTYVNAILERVQPGFSQDVADVIAKTYSDQLVVSLISSQIDADRMDYLQRDAYFTGVSYGHFDMERILRVMRPMEDQVVIKATGMHAVEDYIMSRYQMYWQVYFHPVTRSAEVILSKIFKRAKHLYESGYTFKLEPTHFISFLEERHDLEAYLKLDEAVVHYYFQLWQEETDPILSDLCERFMNRRLFKYIEFNPNKQLDAWMELHALFREAGIDPEYYLVVDSSSDLPYDFYRPGEEEERLPIHLLMPNGDLRELSRQSDIVESISGKKRTDHKLYFPMDMLEKADDAALVARIKNILNIQGAVVDAE; encoded by the coding sequence GTGGCATATAAAGATGAACAATTAAGTGAAGAGAAAGTATTTAAAGACCCGGTCCACCGGTATGTGCATGTCAGGGATCGGGTCATTTGGGATTTGATCGCCACACCGGAATTTCAGCGGCTGCGCAGAATCAAACAGCTGGGCACGACAAATCTGACTTTCCACGGTGCCGAACATAGCAGGTTTAACCACTCTCTTGGTGTCTATGAAATTGTCCGGCGCATTATATACAATTTCCACGACAGGCCGAATTGGGATCCTGACAAGCGGTTGCTCGGTTTGTGTGCCGCACTGTTGCATGATCTCGGACACGGGCCTTTCTCTCATTCCTTTGAAAAGGTATTTAAACTGGATCATGAACAATTTACCCAAGATATAATTTTAGGAGATACATATGTTAACGCAATTCTGGAACGCGTCCAACCGGGGTTCAGCCAGGATGTTGCGGACGTCATTGCGAAAACTTACTCAGATCAGCTTGTGGTCAGTCTTATATCGAGCCAGATCGATGCAGACAGGATGGACTATTTGCAGCGGGATGCCTACTTTACCGGGGTCAGCTATGGTCACTTCGATATGGAGCGGATTCTTCGCGTCATGCGACCGATGGAAGATCAAGTCGTCATTAAGGCCACCGGCATGCATGCAGTGGAAGATTATATTATGAGCCGTTATCAAATGTATTGGCAGGTCTATTTCCATCCCGTGACCCGGAGTGCAGAAGTGATCCTGTCCAAGATTTTCAAGCGCGCCAAGCATCTGTACGAATCCGGATATACCTTCAAACTTGAGCCGACACACTTTATATCGTTTTTAGAAGAGCGGCATGATTTGGAGGCCTATTTGAAGCTTGACGAGGCTGTGGTGCATTATTATTTTCAGTTATGGCAGGAGGAAACAGATCCAATCCTCAGCGATTTATGCGAACGATTTATGAACCGCCGTTTATTCAAATATATTGAATTTAATCCGAATAAACAGTTGGATGCGTGGATGGAATTACACGCTTTGTTTCGTGAAGCCGGCATCGACCCCGAGTATTATCTTGTTGTCGATTCATCCTCAGATCTGCCTTATGACTTTTACCGGCCAGGGGAGGAAGAAGAGCGTTTGCCGATCCACCTTCTCATGCCAAACGGCGACTTGCGTGAACTCTCCCGCCAGTCCGATATCGTTGAATCCATCTCAGGGAAAAAGCGGACAGACCATAAGCTGTATTTCCCTATGGATATGCTTGAAAAAGCGGATGATGCTGCCCTCGTGGCCCGTATTAAAAATATCTTGAACATACAAGGAGCTGTCGTTGATGCTGAGTAA
- a CDS encoding lipoate--protein ligase family protein, whose protein sequence is MLIEKGAAVLYPFLRAPERYSVAVMTQWNKLFKEEQLYRVINHIDSNTIYQKPNSAIASFAADDALATAIAKGSSPATIRFWVHDKTVVLGIPDGRLPLLPDGIRHLNDNGFQVMIRNSGGLAVALDKGVLNISLILSDARHLSINAGYEAMVHFIKKMFADVTDAIEAYEIVGSYCPGDFDLSIDGRKFAGISQRRIRDAAAVQIYLDVFGDSQQRAEMIRDFYKKTRGSEATKFTYPDVEPEVMGSLNDLLGLNLTISDVAHRARTVLAQSGLTETSNHDEALERQTFEKRYTQMQERNQDILQMQNI, encoded by the coding sequence ATGCTGATAGAAAAAGGGGCTGCTGTGTTGTATCCGTTTTTGAGGGCTCCGGAAAGGTACAGTGTGGCCGTTATGACGCAATGGAATAAACTTTTTAAAGAGGAACAGCTTTACAGGGTAATCAACCATATTGATTCAAATACCATCTATCAAAAACCGAATTCGGCGATTGCTTCTTTTGCTGCGGACGATGCCCTGGCGACAGCGATTGCCAAAGGCAGTTCACCGGCAACCATCCGTTTCTGGGTGCACGACAAGACCGTGGTCCTTGGGATTCCTGATGGTCGGCTGCCGCTGCTGCCCGATGGTATAAGACATCTTAATGACAACGGATTTCAGGTGATGATCCGAAACTCAGGCGGACTTGCTGTTGCCTTGGACAAAGGCGTATTAAACATATCCCTCATTTTGTCTGATGCCAGGCACTTATCCATTAATGCGGGATATGAAGCCATGGTTCATTTCATCAAAAAAATGTTCGCTGATGTGACAGATGCGATAGAGGCTTACGAAATCGTCGGATCATATTGTCCGGGTGATTTTGATTTGAGTATAGACGGGCGAAAGTTTGCGGGGATCTCCCAGCGGCGTATTCGGGATGCAGCCGCCGTGCAGATCTACCTCGATGTATTTGGTGACAGTCAACAACGCGCAGAAATGATCAGAGACTTTTACAAGAAAACGCGTGGCAGTGAGGCGACTAAATTTACTTATCCGGACGTTGAACCAGAAGTAATGGGGTCATTGAATGATCTGCTCGGCCTTAACTTGACCATTTCAGATGTTGCTCACCGGGCGCGGACTGTCCTTGCCCAATCAGGGCTCACGGAAACGTCAAACCATGATGAAGCGCTGGAACGGCAGACGTTCGAAAAGCGGTACACCCAAATGCAGGAACGCAATCAAGATATCTTACAGATGCAGAACATCTAA